A genome region from Microtus ochrogaster isolate Prairie Vole_2 chromosome 1, MicOch1.0, whole genome shotgun sequence includes the following:
- the Sptssb gene encoding serine palmitoyltransferase small subunit B has product MDFKSVKEYLAWLYYQYQIISCCAVLEPWEQSMFNTILLTIVAMVVYTAYVFIPIHIRLAWEFFSKICGYHSSVSN; this is encoded by the coding sequence ATGGATTTCAAGAGCGTGAAGGAGTATTTAGCCTGGCTCTACTATCAATACCAGATCATCAGCTGCTGTGCCGTCCTGGAGCCCTGGGAACAGTCTATGTTCAATACCATCTTACTAACCATTGTTGCCATGGTGGTCTACACTGCTTATGTCTTCATCCCCATCCACATCCGCCTGGCTTGGGAATTTTTCTCCAAAATATGCGGATATCACAGTTCAGTTTCAAACTGA